In one Roseburia intestinalis L1-82 genomic region, the following are encoded:
- a CDS encoding CLI_3235 family bacteriocin precursor encodes MKKLVKRSDVMQETLEAYCSCSCSCYGTCSCSTGQTNNSAALFQARYTQFYMDFVAIRMV; translated from the coding sequence ATGAAGAAGTTGGTAAAGCGTAGCGATGTTATGCAGGAAACATTGGAGGCATATTGCAGTTGCAGTTGCAGTTGTTATGGAACTTGCTCTTGTAGCACTGGACAGACAAATAATTCAGCAGCTTTGTTTCAGGCTAGATACACCCAATTTTACATGGACTTTGTAGCAATTCGTATGGTGTAA
- a CDS encoding MFS transporter: MKDKSLTRVSVFLTSQIISLFGSAIVSYSIVWYITLKTSSTMALAISIVCTYMPQIVISMFSGTWGDKFNKKNLIIIGDTITGISTLILAILFINGFDSLYLLYGACALRSVGSGIQTPLEHAFLPLICPEEKLTKINGIYATASSAINILSPAMAGVLLNVMDFGHTLFIDCITALLAIIVLLKLKYKNTISSNKDTSTLSDFLEGVKYFKQHIFLGRLILFYLLFYFFMSAPAFLTPVLVNLKFSSSVNALAINEFVWSLGTMLGGILICSFKEFNKLKFMAISALLFGGFICLLGASNIFSIYILFMLCSGISLPLFNTSNTVLIQENVKKEMLGRVFANLNILSTISTTIGITVFGIIGNTISVDILLILVGAFIAILSIWIWKIYRENKV, translated from the coding sequence ATGAAAGATAAAAGTTTAACGCGTGTTTCAGTCTTTCTTACCAGTCAAATAATCTCCTTATTTGGCTCTGCCATAGTGTCTTATTCTATTGTTTGGTATATAACACTAAAAACATCATCAACAATGGCTCTTGCAATATCTATAGTTTGTACTTATATGCCGCAGATTGTTATTTCTATGTTTTCAGGAACGTGGGGGGATAAATTCAACAAAAAAAATCTAATTATAATAGGCGATACGATTACTGGTATTTCTACATTGATACTAGCAATTTTATTTATAAATGGTTTTGATTCATTATACCTACTATACGGTGCTTGTGCGTTGAGATCGGTTGGTTCAGGAATACAAACACCATTAGAACACGCCTTTTTACCGCTGATTTGCCCTGAAGAAAAATTAACAAAAATAAATGGAATCTATGCTACTGCTTCATCAGCAATCAATATTTTATCTCCTGCTATGGCAGGTGTTTTATTAAATGTAATGGATTTTGGACATACCCTCTTTATTGACTGTATCACAGCACTATTGGCGATTATTGTACTATTAAAGCTAAAATATAAGAACACAATAAGTTCTAACAAGGATACAAGTACACTGTCTGATTTTTTGGAGGGAGTAAAATATTTCAAGCAGCACATTTTCTTAGGAAGATTGATTTTATTTTATTTGCTTTTTTATTTCTTTATGTCAGCACCAGCTTTTTTAACGCCAGTATTGGTAAATCTTAAATTTAGCAGTAGTGTTAATGCTTTGGCAATCAATGAATTTGTATGGTCATTAGGAACTATGTTAGGCGGGATTTTGATTTGTTCTTTTAAAGAGTTTAATAAACTAAAATTCATGGCAATATCAGCATTGCTTTTTGGAGGTTTTATTTGTCTTTTAGGGGCGTCAAATATTTTTAGTATATATATTCTTTTTATGCTATGCTCAGGAATATCTCTTCCTTTGTTCAATACATCAAATACTGTTTTAATACAAGAAAATGTAAAAAAAGAGATGTTAGGACGCGTTTTTGCTAACTTAAATATATTATCTACAATTTCTACGACAATAGGAATTACTGTTTTCGGAATAATAGGTAATACAATTTCCGTTGATATTCTTTTGATTTTAGTTGGAGCATTTATAGCAATATTGTCTATTTGGATATGGAAAATTTATCGTGAAAACAAAGTGTAG
- a CDS encoding DUF6033 family protein, protein MGLGIENSVNAYNQNYRYQQNKTTGQANHLDFNKILSAKEGDNTEKVQKPNENSVSKVDTYTEYLKAKYGNIMIQNVGSDQKSMDSLGTGTYGMNNIVIAPNVLETMANDPKKAAYYEKMIQDFFASQSTVKAQMAVGGFEIQSYGMVIHPDGTAHYYVCGDVSPEKKAKIEAQMKAEDEEKAKRRRQYLERSEEAAEKRRQIEEINMQKSKKDAAFNDNISAVNVLSEVDRAVAIAAYENIANTFNENIIKSTIDN, encoded by the coding sequence ATGGGATTAGGCATTGAAAATTCAGTTAATGCTTATAATCAGAATTATAGGTATCAACAGAATAAGACGACAGGGCAAGCCAATCATTTAGATTTCAATAAGATTTTATCTGCTAAAGAGGGTGATAATACAGAGAAAGTACAGAAGCCAAATGAAAATAGTGTTTCAAAAGTAGATACCTACACTGAATATTTAAAGGCTAAGTATGGGAATATAATGATCCAAAATGTTGGAAGTGATCAAAAGAGTATGGATTCATTGGGGACGGGGACATATGGGATGAATAATATTGTGATTGCACCCAATGTTTTGGAAACAATGGCAAATGATCCCAAAAAAGCAGCTTATTACGAAAAGATGATACAGGATTTTTTTGCTTCGCAGTCAACTGTGAAGGCGCAGATGGCAGTCGGGGGGTTTGAGATTCAATCTTATGGTATGGTTATTCACCCGGATGGAACTGCACACTATTATGTTTGTGGAGATGTTTCACCAGAAAAAAAAGCAAAGATAGAGGCGCAAATGAAAGCTGAAGATGAAGAGAAGGCTAAACGGCGTAGACAATATTTAGAGCGCAGTGAGGAGGCGGCAGAAAAGCGCAGACAGATAGAAGAGATTAATATGCAAAAGAGTAAAAAAGATGCGGCTTTTAATGATAATATATCGGCTGTTAATGTATTATCGGAAGTAGATAGGGCGGTTGCCATAGCTGCTTATGAAAATATTGCCAATACTTTTAATGAAAACATAATAAAAAGTACAATTGATAATTGA
- a CDS encoding S8 family serine peptidase, producing the protein MSLEIQIAVIDSGLNEKLLDRKKIRNRFEVDENNDFIEERSMSKASDFLHGTICAIIIEKYCPDAVFNSIRILNQNGTGGVEKLEPALEWCCKNNIKIVNLSLGTTHFKEKDILKKLINRYTYKGLVFVAAISNIGYFTFPASFTNVIGVANVESPLSYSKDYIHLGIDTVTISEHIIMLENKEHKTSPSNSYAAPYICALIANKLSNDKTLDIVKLKRYAKEQSHIEMTVDSYEPDWIYRAYISGRGTMSRAEYYFETVTGVYDEIQGKIDTVIAYSMAELENLDIRNKNLIYLGHEDIHNIDVQGFIWSKETRQRQIKHNHYQGNGLEVPVVILAVEDVIDKFYILTELKRAFANGGYNAYTIGMEPECVLYALEYMPEPVSDIDAWKNFIESQTFYKQSDLVIWCIPVEEQDKYLKVYPDCDVQISLCNEGDINIVRFSFEGEKIEKKISGLIDRKDVEKIYHIIEAKLTEEEDG; encoded by the coding sequence ATGAGTCTTGAAATTCAAATTGCTGTAATAGATAGCGGATTAAATGAAAAGCTATTGGATAGGAAAAAAATTAGAAATCGGTTTGAAGTGGATGAAAATAATGATTTTATTGAAGAACGCTCGATGTCGAAAGCTAGTGATTTTCTTCATGGTACAATATGTGCTATAATAATAGAAAAGTATTGTCCTGATGCTGTGTTTAACAGTATTCGCATTCTTAATCAGAACGGAACAGGTGGGGTTGAAAAGCTAGAGCCTGCTTTAGAATGGTGTTGCAAAAATAATATAAAAATTGTCAATCTTAGTTTGGGGACTACACATTTTAAAGAAAAAGATATTTTAAAAAAACTAATTAATAGGTATACATATAAAGGACTGGTATTTGTTGCGGCTATATCGAATATAGGATATTTTACTTTCCCGGCAAGTTTTACTAATGTTATAGGTGTTGCAAATGTGGAAAGTCCTCTATCCTATTCCAAAGATTATATACATTTAGGGATAGATACAGTTACAATTTCAGAACATATAATTATGTTAGAAAATAAGGAACACAAAACTTCACCGAGTAACAGCTATGCAGCTCCTTATATATGTGCATTGATTGCAAATAAACTAAGCAATGACAAAACTCTCGATATAGTAAAATTAAAGAGATATGCTAAAGAGCAAAGCCATATTGAAATGACAGTGGATAGTTATGAGCCGGACTGGATTTACAGGGCGTATATATCGGGCAGAGGAACTATGAGCAGGGCAGAGTATTATTTTGAAACAGTTACAGGGGTGTATGATGAAATACAGGGGAAAATAGATACTGTAATAGCTTATTCTATGGCAGAATTAGAAAATTTGGATATAAGGAATAAGAACTTAATATATCTTGGTCATGAGGATATTCATAATATAGATGTTCAGGGGTTCATTTGGAGCAAGGAAACAAGGCAACGGCAAATTAAGCATAATCATTATCAGGGAAATGGTCTTGAAGTTCCGGTAGTGATACTGGCAGTGGAAGATGTAATAGACAAGTTCTATATACTCACAGAACTAAAGAGGGCATTTGCTAATGGTGGTTATAACGCATATACAATAGGAATGGAGCCGGAGTGTGTATTATATGCATTAGAATATATGCCGGAGCCAGTATCAGATATTGATGCTTGGAAAAATTTTATAGAGAGCCAGACTTTTTATAAACAGAGTGATTTGGTCATATGGTGCATTCCGGTGGAAGAACAGGATAAATATTTGAAAGTATATCCTGATTGTGATGTACAGATCAGTCTTTGCAATGAGGGAGATATAAATATTGTCCGGTTTTCTTTTGAAGGAGAAAAGATTGAGAAAAAAATATCTGGACTGATTGACAGAAAAGATGTTGAGAAAATATATCATATTATAGAAGCGAAACTGACGGAGGAAGAAGATGGATAA
- a CDS encoding peptide maturation system acyl carrier-related protein has product MDAENIRAKVKKVFFDLFQKDESKIQDSYCTDNFFGSKMGLLPGDVVAYLYAVEKEFNLQIPSSYIQEGKFNTLDNVTNIICEVLQKKDD; this is encoded by the coding sequence GTGGATGCTGAAAATATAAGGGCTAAAGTCAAAAAAGTTTTTTTTGATTTATTTCAGAAAGATGAAAGCAAGATTCAGGATAGTTATTGCACTGATAATTTCTTTGGTAGTAAAATGGGATTATTGCCGGGAGATGTAGTTGCTTATTTGTATGCTGTTGAGAAAGAATTTAATTTGCAGATTCCGTCCTCATATATACAAGAGGGGAAATTTAATACACTAGATAATGTCACAAACATTATTTGTGAGGTACTTCAAAAGAAAGATGATTAA
- a CDS encoding cyclic lactone autoinducer peptide, whose amino-acid sequence MKKLNDVALRLLAKAAYVNAKKEADSACLFIGYQPKMP is encoded by the coding sequence ATGAAAAAGCTTAATGATGTAGCACTGAGATTACTTGCAAAAGCAGCATATGTTAATGCCAAAAAGGAAGCAGACTCAGCATGTTTGTTTATTGGTTATCAGCCTAAAATGCCATAG
- the ccpM gene encoding Cys-rich peptide radical SAM maturase CcpM has product MPVFHTFTAGGKRYMFDANTNVIINLKEDLYFELEKYMQSGYKEITPAIEKLRDRGYLKDRADFEMVHPMDSTLEYSLERCIGTIALQVTQGCNLRCKYCAYSGSYDNRVHSSKRMSKEIAFKAIDFLFDHSIDRDRVSLGFYGGEPLLELDLIKECVKYAKKKSIGKELMFNITSNTTLITDEVLKFLYDNEFSLTVSLDGDRQAHDKNRVFAANGAGTFSVVMQILEKIQTQYPDYMERVHINAVIDPTTDFDCTSNFFSDYKTVKDFYIQANLISEYYRKDEVATDEEYREKFSYEIFKMYLQKLGRLENGSVSKLVSHGFHSLKEIHDKTKMPSSLTIKRDHHSGPCVPGIQRLFVDVEGNLYPCERVSEASKAVRMGHIDTGFDIDKARALLNIGKLTEKECKQCWAFRFCSACAVQADNLEELSAEKKLQNCALIRGHIDNMMRDYCVMRDLGCNFDKEKLFV; this is encoded by the coding sequence ATGCCGGTTTTTCATACATTTACTGCTGGTGGGAAGAGGTATATGTTTGATGCAAATACAAATGTAATTATAAATCTTAAAGAGGATTTGTATTTTGAACTTGAGAAATATATGCAAAGTGGATATAAAGAGATCACACCAGCTATAGAAAAATTAAGAGATAGAGGATATTTAAAAGATAGAGCAGATTTTGAAATGGTGCATCCGATGGATTCTACATTGGAATATTCTTTGGAGCGTTGTATAGGTACAATTGCGTTACAAGTCACACAGGGGTGCAATTTGCGTTGTAAATATTGTGCTTATTCTGGTAGTTATGATAATCGTGTCCATAGTAGTAAGAGAATGAGTAAGGAAATTGCATTTAAGGCAATTGATTTTCTTTTTGATCATTCTATAGATCGTGATAGGGTTTCTCTTGGATTTTACGGTGGAGAACCATTACTTGAATTAGATTTGATAAAGGAATGTGTTAAGTATGCAAAGAAAAAGAGCATAGGTAAAGAATTGATGTTTAATATAACTTCAAATACAACACTTATAACAGATGAAGTTTTGAAATTTCTATATGATAATGAGTTTAGCTTAACGGTGAGTTTAGATGGAGATCGACAGGCTCATGATAAAAATAGAGTATTTGCTGCAAATGGTGCTGGTACATTTAGTGTAGTAATGCAAATTCTTGAAAAAATACAAACACAGTATCCAGATTATATGGAAAGAGTACATATTAATGCTGTTATAGATCCGACTACAGATTTTGATTGTACTAGTAATTTCTTTTCTGATTATAAAACAGTTAAAGACTTTTATATACAGGCAAATCTTATTTCTGAATATTATCGTAAGGATGAAGTGGCAACAGATGAAGAGTATAGGGAAAAATTTAGTTATGAAATATTTAAAATGTATCTTCAAAAATTAGGAAGATTGGAGAATGGAAGCGTATCAAAACTTGTTTCACATGGTTTTCATAGTTTGAAGGAAATACATGATAAAACAAAAATGCCATCTTCTTTAACAATAAAAAGAGATCATCATTCTGGACCATGTGTACCAGGTATACAGAGACTATTTGTTGATGTAGAAGGAAACTTATATCCTTGTGAACGAGTGAGCGAAGCGTCAAAGGCAGTAAGAATGGGACATATAGATACAGGTTTTGATATTGATAAAGCTAGAGCTTTATTGAATATTGGAAAATTAACTGAAAAAGAATGCAAGCAATGTTGGGCATTTAGGTTTTGTTCTGCTTGTGCAGTTCAAGCAGATAATTTGGAAGAACTGTCTGCTGAAAAAAAGTTACAAAACTGTGCATTAATTCGTGGTCACATAGATAACATGATGAGAGATTATTGTGTTATGAGAGATTTAGGATGTAATTTTGATAAGGAAAAATTGTTTGTTTAG
- a CDS encoding TIGR04066 family peptide maturation system protein yields the protein MKRKAIIFPYNAECASLVRNRELLLNHEIVACVSPIGYGLQGKDAAYAYGGENTGIVISDKKISEINFDDLLVCESSSDFDTFIMPQVKLAAECGKNVIFLYNISQQQKKEAEETCKKKNVKCVVLTNRRMDTDKLFEHEIIPLSVPVVFVASVIENTNKFDVQLGLRKFLQEEGYKVSQIGTKEYCELFGFHAIPEFMYANQLSEADKIVWFNRICKSIELQEKPDIFIIGVPGATMVFNETITNNFGITAFEIANAVRPDTAIMCVPYEGYDSGFLKMIQTSSKYKLDMQVDCFNMANKHFDVARSKEEKKLSFITTGADLVDKRIEDLKRDTEIPIYNSLNVTSALEMYSYIVNKLSESDFGTVS from the coding sequence ATGAAAAGGAAAGCTATAATTTTCCCTTATAATGCAGAATGTGCTTCTCTTGTACGAAATAGAGAGTTGTTGTTAAACCATGAAATTGTGGCTTGCGTGTCTCCAATTGGTTATGGATTACAAGGAAAAGATGCTGCATATGCATATGGAGGAGAAAATACAGGGATTGTTATCTCAGATAAGAAAATAAGTGAAATAAATTTTGATGATTTGTTAGTATGTGAGTCATCTAGTGATTTTGATACATTTATAATGCCACAAGTAAAACTTGCAGCAGAATGTGGGAAAAATGTTATTTTTTTATATAATATTTCTCAGCAACAGAAGAAAGAAGCAGAAGAAACGTGTAAAAAAAAGAACGTAAAATGTGTTGTTCTTACAAATCGGAGAATGGATACAGATAAATTATTTGAGCATGAAATTATACCATTATCCGTTCCAGTGGTCTTTGTAGCCAGTGTTATTGAAAATACTAATAAATTTGATGTGCAATTAGGGCTGAGAAAATTTCTGCAGGAAGAAGGATATAAAGTTAGCCAGATTGGAACAAAAGAATATTGTGAGTTATTTGGTTTTCATGCAATACCTGAATTTATGTACGCAAATCAATTGAGTGAAGCTGACAAGATTGTATGGTTCAATCGAATTTGTAAAAGCATTGAACTACAGGAAAAGCCCGATATTTTTATTATTGGTGTGCCGGGAGCCACAATGGTATTCAATGAAACAATTACAAATAATTTTGGCATAACTGCCTTTGAGATTGCAAATGCCGTTAGACCAGATACAGCTATCATGTGTGTTCCATATGAAGGTTATGATTCCGGTTTCCTTAAAATGATACAGACATCATCAAAATATAAGTTAGATATGCAGGTTGATTGCTTTAACATGGCAAACAAACATTTTGATGTAGCAAGGAGCAAAGAAGAAAAGAAATTGTCTTTTATAACAACAGGTGCAGACTTGGTGGATAAAAGGATAGAGGATTTAAAGAGAGATACTGAAATCCCAATTTACAACTCGTTGAACGTTACAAGTGCTTTAGAGATGTATAGTTATATTGTAAATAAACTGAGTGAAAGTGATTTTGGAACTGTAAGTTAA
- a CDS encoding class I SAM-dependent methyltransferase, translating to MFDSSDVQSVFSGNIAEEWEKKSRYINSLNGNDNMMIPTIKKYITSTSKILEVGCGTGKLLSQIDALTFGIELTGVEMSSDMLQQIDTLRFKNPVRLINDSVENFIDDNKYDIIVMKQVLHHIVSREQVLKKLAGYLNPNGVIIIMTPNDGYQKSILPFNPITDLLGRIDDSMIYEYIKDLPLQVVEIQHVNSLATFNSLYEYFMFLYAIGSLQKIFNYKGEYEYALKLITVFKNLFSKEETLSVDFNYSYITLKKK from the coding sequence ATGTTTGATAGTTCTGATGTTCAATCTGTATTTTCAGGTAATATAGCCGAAGAATGGGAGAAAAAGTCACGCTATATTAACAGCCTTAACGGTAATGATAATATGATGATTCCTACAATCAAGAAATATATAACCTCAACATCAAAGATTTTGGAAGTTGGTTGTGGGACTGGAAAATTGTTAAGTCAGATTGACGCACTAACTTTTGGCATTGAATTAACTGGAGTTGAAATGAGTAGCGATATGCTCCAGCAAATAGATACATTAAGATTTAAAAATCCTGTTCGGTTAATAAATGATAGTGTAGAAAATTTTATTGATGACAATAAATATGACATTATCGTAATGAAACAGGTATTACATCATATTGTATCAAGAGAGCAAGTTTTGAAAAAATTAGCTGGTTACTTAAATCCAAATGGAGTCATTATTATAATGACACCAAATGACGGTTATCAGAAAAGCATTTTGCCGTTTAATCCTATTACAGATTTGTTAGGTAGAATTGATGATTCGATGATCTACGAGTATATAAAAGATTTGCCTTTACAAGTAGTCGAAATACAGCACGTTAATAGCCTTGCCACATTTAATTCACTATACGAGTATTTTATGTTTCTTTATGCCATTGGTAGTTTACAGAAAATATTCAATTATAAAGGCGAATACGAATATGCACTAAAGCTAATTACTGTATTCAAAAATCTATTTAGCAAAGAGGAAACTTTGTCAGTAGATTTTAATTATAGTTACATAACACTTAAAAAGAAATAA
- a CDS encoding class I SAM-dependent DNA methyltransferase, giving the protein MNYYKKVKSAFDDWATTYESDVVPKLDLRGYSYDELAKTILSYYDKSMDKKSILELGVGTGVLGERVKSLVPSTEIDGLDISSEMLKRSKEKAVYNHLYLGSADEHLYTEQYAFVYSAFMFHSVKGQDILLSKIAECLVNGGMFILVDLIPNMKILANNADFNAHSIKYEHGAPAMYKTCAEMVDLIESSPFELVELKKLGISKDYNHYLFALRKGK; this is encoded by the coding sequence ATGAATTACTACAAAAAAGTAAAAAGTGCGTTTGATGATTGGGCAACTACATATGAAAGTGATGTTGTTCCTAAATTAGATTTAAGAGGATATAGCTATGATGAGTTAGCAAAGACAATACTTTCATATTATGACAAGTCTATGGATAAAAAATCTATCTTAGAATTAGGTGTAGGAACAGGAGTATTAGGAGAACGTGTAAAAAGTCTTGTGCCAAGCACAGAAATTGACGGCTTAGATATATCTTCGGAAATGTTGAAAAGATCAAAAGAAAAGGCAGTATATAATCATTTGTATTTAGGGAGTGCAGATGAACATTTATATACCGAACAATATGCTTTTGTATATTCAGCATTTATGTTCCATAGCGTAAAAGGGCAGGACATTCTTCTCTCAAAAATTGCAGAGTGTTTAGTCAACGGTGGAATGTTTATACTTGTGGATTTGATTCCAAATATGAAGATATTAGCTAATAACGCAGATTTTAATGCACATAGTATAAAGTATGAACATGGCGCCCCTGCTATGTATAAGACTTGTGCGGAAATGGTTGACTTAATCGAAAGTTCTCCTTTTGAACTTGTCGAATTGAAAAAATTAGGAATTAGTAAAGACTATAATCATTATTTATTCGCATTGAGAAAGGGGAAGTAA
- a CDS encoding SLOG cluster 4 domain-containing protein gives MKIMIAGAWDETNENLLSSAFQIAKVAAEKKHIIITGGGTGIPNSATHGALAVNGISIAYSNEGHCEGGHEPATFRVATEMGWDGRSVLAVKSSDLLIVIGGCNGTLNEITLAYLNNIPIWVLEDSSEMICRLKNFLYEGKYIDKRKNVEIEFFNSAQSMIEKLNSKNILQN, from the coding sequence ATGAAAATTATGATAGCCGGAGCATGGGACGAAACAAATGAAAACTTGTTGTCCTCAGCGTTTCAAATTGCTAAAGTTGCCGCCGAAAAAAAACATATAATAATTACTGGCGGAGGAACAGGAATCCCTAATTCTGCTACGCATGGAGCATTAGCTGTAAACGGAATAAGTATTGCATATAGTAATGAGGGGCATTGTGAAGGCGGACATGAACCAGCTACTTTTCGCGTGGCGACTGAAATGGGTTGGGACGGGCGAAGTGTATTGGCTGTAAAGTCCAGCGACCTTCTTATTGTTATAGGTGGGTGTAATGGCACATTAAACGAAATAACCCTTGCATACCTTAATAATATACCTATATGGGTTTTGGAAGATAGCAGCGAAATGATTTGTCGTTTAAAAAATTTTCTATATGAGGGAAAATATATTGATAAACGGAAAAATGTTGAAATCGAGTTTTTTAATTCAGCGCAAAGTATGATTGAAAAACTCAATTCCAAAAATATTTTACAAAACTAG
- a CDS encoding DUF1848 domain-containing protein yields MILSVSRRTDIPGCYPEWFMNRLRDKYVMTRNPMNFHQVSQINLSPDFIECIVFWTKNAVPFMDYLEELNRMGYMYMFQYTITPYDNTLEKNISDKSDIIKNVLELSEKIEKKRIVWRYDPILLNDTYTVNRHIELFEEMCSLLYTAVNHVVISFIDLYQKNRGYRLYELSTDEITHLAQAFGEIGAKYKLPIKTCCENYDLTKFGITKGACIDSVLLEEICNRPLLLKKATGQRKNCLCAESVDIGAYHTCLNGCIYCYATDYKRLKTKQKCYDKNSQILCDKLDFGKDIIKVRKMKKL; encoded by the coding sequence ATGATATTATCCGTGTCAAGGAGAACGGATATTCCGGGCTGCTATCCAGAATGGTTTATGAATCGGTTGCGTGACAAATATGTTATGACTAGGAATCCGATGAATTTTCATCAGGTTAGCCAGATAAATCTTTCGCCAGATTTTATTGAGTGTATTGTTTTTTGGACTAAAAATGCAGTACCATTTATGGACTATTTAGAGGAATTAAATCGTATGGGATATATGTATATGTTCCAGTACACCATTACCCCATACGATAATACTCTTGAAAAGAATATATCTGATAAAAGCGACATTATAAAAAATGTATTGGAATTATCCGAAAAAATCGAAAAAAAACGAATCGTATGGAGATATGATCCTATTTTACTTAATGATACTTATACTGTAAATCGGCATATTGAACTATTTGAAGAAATGTGTAGTTTGTTATATACGGCAGTAAATCATGTTGTTATTAGCTTTATTGATTTATACCAGAAAAATAGAGGATATAGGTTATACGAATTAAGTACAGATGAAATAACACATCTTGCACAAGCGTTTGGAGAAATAGGCGCAAAGTATAAACTTCCGATAAAGACTTGTTGCGAAAATTATGATTTGACGAAATTTGGAATAACTAAAGGTGCTTGTATTGACAGTGTTCTATTAGAAGAAATCTGTAATCGCCCATTACTATTAAAAAAGGCGACTGGACAAAGAAAAAACTGTCTTTGTGCAGAAAGTGTTGATATAGGTGCTTATCATACCTGTTTGAATGGGTGCATATATTGCTATGCTACCGATTATAAACGACTGAAAACTAAACAAAAGTGTTATGATAAAAATAGTCAAATTCTATGCGACAAATTGGATTTTGGCAAAGATATTATAAAAGTACGCAAAATGAAAAAGTTATAA
- a CDS encoding pyrophosphohydrolase domain-containing protein, whose protein sequence is MEQLLEKVRLLHIQNDFKNNGGEDKYFRMALLMEELGEICDALTKQKPNFKEEHADLLILLLGNCVAYDIDIIKLTSEKLDRLLKMKARTDGNGHSRLITELEEKE, encoded by the coding sequence ATGGAGCAGCTTTTAGAAAAAGTAAGATTATTACACATACAAAATGATTTTAAGAATAACGGTGGGGAAGATAAGTATTTTAGAATGGCGTTGCTTATGGAAGAATTAGGCGAGATTTGTGACGCTCTCACAAAGCAAAAACCTAATTTTAAAGAAGAACACGCCGATTTACTGATTTTGTTATTAGGAAATTGTGTGGCATACGATATTGATATTATTAAATTAACATCAGAAAAGTTAGATAGGCTTTTGAAAATGAAAGCGAGAACAGACGGAAACGGTCATAGCCGTTTGATTACTGAGTTGGAGGAGAAAGAATGA